A single window of Liolophura sinensis isolate JHLJ2023 chromosome 6, CUHK_Ljap_v2, whole genome shotgun sequence DNA harbors:
- the LOC135466758 gene encoding DNA polymerase lambda-like isoform X2, translating into MNSQSTKRKMDQSSASENKLKRPKELKETSGSTSKSVKVVDKHNPLAFMKDIHVYILPASIEKARMAIFKTQLGKYGATVCEELNKTCTHLVVDDKMDVDRMIRILKLEAPPTGVFIVKSSWLSTCFRGKIVAEESDHELNFTEYLSDKVKKDETSGQASVSAEKASSANIEVASSASIVRTSNVAVTNNSEGASPSKKDFMKVGVMSGAYKHAHREPTEDEEDYDSDYVHSDGEISVGKTEGYDSCSSEDDFLTDTTDNTSSSSSPNVSPNKLLPRGHWVCAQSSKTMRPNYNKHITDKLEEMVKTYQSTNDRWRALGYQKAIQAIRKHPKQISSWEEAKALPGVGSRLADKVWEIAESGELRKLNEFRSSEELQVISLFTDVWGAGAHTARTWYQQGFRTLDDLRTKANLTKQQKIGLSHYADFLDRMPRSEVEEIQKTVRDIAENLVPGTRCEVCGSYRRGKSTCGDIDILITHPDGKSHRGIFGVILSRLRQEASPD; encoded by the exons aTGAATTCACAGTCTACAAAGCGGAAAATGGATCAGTCATCGGCATCAGAAAATAAGCTAAAAAGACCAAAAGAGTTGAAAGAGACTTCAGGCTCCACATCAAAATCTGTAAAAGTAGTTGATAAACACAACCCATTAGCCTTTATGAAAGATatccatgtttacattttaccagCCAGTATTGAAAAAGCGCGAATGGCAATTTTCAAAACACAACTTGGAAAGTATGGAGCAACTGTGTGTGAGGAGCTAAACAAAACTTGCACGCATTTAGTTGTGGACGATAAGATGGATGTAGATAGAATGATTCGAATATTGAAATTAGAAGCTCCCCCTACTGGTGTGTTTATTGTTAAATCGTCTTGGTTAAGCACATGTTTTAGGGGAAAGATAGTTGCTGAAGAGAGTGACCATGAATTAAACTTTACAGAATACCTCTCTGATAAGGTGAAGAAAGATGAAACAAGTGGCCAGGCTAGTGTTTCTGCGGAAAAAGCATCTAGTGCAAACATAGAGGTAGCGTCATCTGCAAGTATTGTTAGAACGAGTAATGTAGCAGTCACAAACAATTCCGAGGGTGCAAGTCCGTCAAAGAAAGACTTTATGAAAGTTGGTGTGATGTCTGGAGCATACAAACACGCTCACAGAGAACCTACTGAGGATGAAGAAGATTACGACAGTGATTATGTCCACAGTGATGGAGAAATCAGCGTAGGAAAGACAGAGGGCTATGACAGCTGCAGCAGTGAGGATGACTTTCTCACTGATACCACTGACAATACATCATCCAGCAGCTCTCCTAATGTGTCACCCAACAAACTACTACCA AGAGGACATTGGGTTTGTGCACAGTCATCCAAAACCATGAGACCAAACTACAACAAACATATAACTGACAAACTGGAG gAAATGGTGAAAACATATCAAAGTACCAATGACAGGTGGAGGGCACTGGGTTATCAGAAAGCAATCCAAGCCATCAGGAAGCACCCAAAGCAGATATCTTCCTGGGAG GAAGCCAAAGCTTTGCCAGGGGTTGGCTCTAGACTAGCTGATAAAGTGTGGGAAATAGCCGAAAGTGGAGAGCTGAGAAAACTGAATGAATTCCGGTCGAGTGAGGAGTtgcaagttatctcccttttcacAGATGTGTGGGGTGCTGGAGCACACACAGCCCGTACCTGGTATCAACAG GGTTTCAGAACATTGGACGACCTTAGAACAAAAGCTAACCTGACCAAACAGCAGAAGATTGGACTTTCACATTATGCAGATTTTCTTGATCGTATGCCACGTTCAGAAGTAGAGGAGATTCAGAAAACA GTGCGAGATATAGCTGAGAATCTCGTCCCAGGCACCAGGTGTGAAGTATGTGGGTCTTACCGTCGGGGCAAGTCCACCTGTGGTGACATAGACATACTGATCACACATCCAGATGGCAAATCGCACCGTGGAATATTTGGTGTAATATTGAGCAGACTACGACAGGAGG